CCCTGATCATCGACAAAGACAAGACTCCGCACTGGAATCCGCCCACCCTGGCGGCCCTCGACGCCGATCGGGTGGCGAGCTTCTTCAGCGGTTTTGACGGCAGCGGGAGCTGAACTCATGCACGACATTGAACTGACCGAAGAGCAAGTGATGATCCGCGACATGGCCCGGGACTTCGCCCGAGGCGAGATCGCCCCCCATGCCCAGGCCTGGGAAAAGGCCGGCTGGATCGACGATGGCCTGGTGCGCAAGATGGGCGAACTGGGCCTGCTGGGCATGGTGGTTCCCGAGGAATGGGGCGGCAGCTACCTGGACTACGTGGCCTATGCCCTGGCAGTGGAAGAAATCGCCGCCGGCGACGGCGCCACCGGTGCCCTGATGAGCATCCACAACTCGGTGGGCTGCGGGCCGATCCTCAACTACGGCAGCCAGGAACAAAAGCAGCAATGGCTGCCGCGCCTGGCCGCTGGCGAAGCCATCGGCTGCTTCTGCCTGACCGAACCCCAGGCCGGCTCCGAAGCCCACAACCTGCGCACCCGCGCCGAACTGCGGGACGGCCAGTGGGTAATCAACGGCGCCAAGCAGTTCGTCAGCAACGGCAAGCGCGCCCAGCTAGCCATCGTTTTTGCAGTGACCGACCCGGAACTGGGCAAGAAAGGCCTGTCGGCGTTCCTGGTGCCCACCGACACCCCGGGCTTCATCGTCGACCGCACCGAACACAAGATGGGCATCCGCGCCTCCGACACCTGCGCCGTGACCCTCAACCAATGCACCATCCCCGAGGCCAACCTGCTGGGTGAACGGGGCAAGGGCCTGGCCATCGCCCTGTCCAACCTCGAAGGCGGGCGCATCGGCATCGCCGCCCAGGCCCTGGGCATCGCCCGCGCCGCCTTTGAAGCCGCCCTGGCCTACGCCCGGGAGCGGGTGCAGTTCGACAAGCCGATCATCGAACACCAGAGCATCGCCAACCTGCTGGCCGACATGCACACCCGCCTGAATGCCGCCCGCCTGCTGATCCTCCACGCCGCGCGCCTGCGCAGCGCGGGCCAGCCGTGCCTGTCGGAGGCTTCCCAGGCCAAGCTGTTCGCCTCGGAAATGGCCGAGAAGGTCTGCTCCTCGGCCATGCAGATCCATGGTGGTTATGGGTATCTGGAGGACTATCCGGTGGAGCGCTACTACCGTGACGCACGGATTACCCAGATCTACGAAGGCTCCAGCGAGATCCAGCGCCTGCTGATCGCTCGCGAGTTGAAGCATTACCAGCTGTAGGCATTGACGCCGAAAACAAAAAATCGCAGCCGGGGCTGCGATTTTTTTTGGCTGTTCCCTCGTGGGAGCCGGCTTGCCGGCGAGCAGGCCCCTGAGTCATGCGCTGCCCTCGGGGACGCCTTCGCTGGCAAGCCAGCTCCTACGTGGCTAGGACGCTGCGGTTACTGGTCCTTGAACTGCGGGTCACGCTTGGCGATGAAGGCGGCCATGCCTTCTTTCTGGTCCTGGGTGGCGAAGGCGGCGTGGAATACCCGGCGCTCGAAGCGCACGCCCTCGGACAGGCTGACTTCAAAGGCGCGGTTCACGCTTTCCTTGATCATCATGCTCACCGGGATCGATTTGCCGGCAATCACCGCTGCCACTTTCAGGGCTTCTTCCACCAGATCATCGGCCGGCACGATGCGTGCGACGATGCCGCAACGCTCAGCTTCCACGGCGTCGATAAAACGCCCGGTCAGGCACATTTCCATGGCCTTGGCCTTGCCGACCGCGCGGGTCAGGCGCTGGGTGCCGCCCATGCCCGGCAGCACGCCGAGGTTGATTTCCGGTTGGCCGAACTTGGCGTTGTCGCCAGCCAGGATGAAGTCGCACATCAGCGCCAGTTCGCAACCGCCGCCCAGGGCGAAGCCGTTGACCGCGGCGATGATCGGCTTGCGCCGGTTGGCCACGCGGTCACTGTCGCTGAATAGGTCGTCGAGGTAGATCTGCGGGTAGCTCAGCTCGGCCATTTCCTTGATGTCGGCACCGGCGGCGAAGGCTTTCTTGGAACCGGTGATGACGATGCAGCCGATCTGCGGGTCGGCTTCCAGGCGATCCAGGGCCTGGTTCACCTCGCCGACGATCTGTGCATTGAGGGCGTTCAGCGCCTGGGGGCGGTTGAGAGTGATCAGGCCAACCCGGCCCTTGATGTCCAACAGAATGGTTTCGTAGCTCATGAATCAGCTCCTGCTAAAAGTCAGAGATTGCGCGAAATGACCATGCGCTGAATGTCGCTGGTGCCTTCGTAGATCTGGCAGATGCGCACATCGCGGTAGATCCGCTCCACCGGGAAGTCGCTCAAATAGCCATAGCCGCCCAGGGTTTGCAAGGCCGCGGAACAGACCTTCTCGGCCATTTCCGAGGCGAACAGCTTGGCCATCGAGGCCTCCACCAGCGCCGGCTTGCCGCTGTCGCGCAGGGCCGCGGCGTAGTGCACCATCTGCCGCGCCACGGCGATCTGGGTGGCCATGTCCGCCAGGCGGAAGGCCACGGCCTGGTGCTCGATGATCGGCTTGCCGAAGGTTTCGCGCTCACGGGCGTAATCCCGTGCCGCTTCGAATGCGGCCCGGGCCATGCCCACCGATTGCGAGGCAATGCCCACGCGCCCGCCTTCAAGGTTGGCCAGGGCGATCTTGTAGCCCTCGCCCTCCTCGCCCAGGCGGTTGGCCAGCGGCACCTTCACATCCTCGAAGAGGATCTGGCAGGTGTCGGAGGCGTGCTGGCCGAGCTTGTCCTCGACGCGCGCGACCTTATAGCCCGGCGAGTCGGTGGGCACGATAAAGGCACTGATGCCGCGCTTGCCGGCCGCCGGGTCGGTGACCGCGAACACGATCACCACCCCGGCGTTCTGCCCGGAGGTGATGAACTGTTTGCAGCCGTTGAGCACATAGTGGTCGCCGTCGCGGCGGGCCCGGGTTTTCAGGCTGCTGGCATCGGAGCCGGCCTGGGGTTCGGTCAGGGCGAAGGCGCCGAGCATGGCGCCACTGGCCAGGGGCTTGAGGAAGCGTTCCTTCTGGTCATCGTTGCCGAATTTGAGGATCGGCACGCAGCCCACCGAGTTGTGCACGCTCATGATGGTGGAACAGGCGCCATCACCGGCGGCGACTTCCTCCAGGGCCATGACATAGGCCAGGTAGCCGGTGTCGCACCCGCCCCACTGCTCGGGCACCAGCATGCCGAAGAAACCCAGCTCGGCCATCTCGGCAATGGCTTCCTTGGGAAAGCGGTGCTCGCGGTCCCAGTCGGCGGCGAAAGGCTTGAGGCGCTCCTGGGCGAATTGCCGGGCCGCGTCGCTGATCTGCAGTTGTTCGTCATTGGGCAACATCGGGATTCCTCGTTACAGGCATTCAACGGCCATGGCCGTGGCTTCACCACCGCCGATGCAGATCGCGGCCACGCCACGCTTGAGGCCTTTCTGGCGCAGGGCCGACAGCAGGGTCACCAGGATCCGCGCACCGGAAGCGCCGATCGGGTGGCCCAGGGCGCAAGCGCCGCCGTGCACGTTGACCTTGGCGTGGGGGATTTCCAGCTTGCTCATGGTGACCAGGCTGACCACGGCGAAGGCTTCGTTGATCTCGAACAGGTCGACCTCGTTCAACGACCAGCCGGTCTTCTTCATCAGCCGCTCGATGGCACCCACCGGGGCCACCGGGAACAGCCCGGGGGTATCGGCGAAGGCCGCGTGGCCGTGGATCACTGCCAGGGGCTTGAGGCCGCGCTTGTCAGCTTCGGAGCGGCGCATCAGCACCAGGGCCGCGGCGCCGTCGGAGATCGAGCTGGAGTTGGCCGCAGTCACGGTGCCACCGTCGCGGAACGCCGGTTTCAAGGTGGGGATCTTGTCCAGCTTGGCCTTGGGCGGCTGCTCGTCGTCGCTGATCAGCTTCGACTCCTTGCCGACCATCACCTGCAGGGGAACGATCTCGTCCTTGAACAGGCCATCCTTGATCGCCTGCTGGGCACGGGTCAGGGAAGCCACGGCGAAATCGTCCTGGGCCTGGCGGGTGAAGCCGTTGGCCTCGGCGCAATCCTCGGCGAAGGTGCCCATCAGGCGGCCCTTGTCGTAGGCGTCTTCCAGGCCGTCGAGGAACATGTGGTCCAGCACCTTGCCGTGGCCCATGCGGTAGCCGCTGCGAGCGCGGTCCAGCAGGTACGGGGCGTTGGACATGCTTTCCATGCCACCGGCGATCACCACCTCGGCACTGCCGGCCAGCAGCATGTCGTGGGCCAGGATGGTGGCCTCCATGCCGGAACCGCACATCTTGTTCAGGGTGGTGCAGCGGGTGCCCTTGTCCAGGCCGGCGCCCAGGGCGGCCTGACGGGCCGGGGCCTGGCCGAGGCCGGCGGACAGCACGCAGCCGAACAGCACTTCTTCGACCGCCTGCGGTGCAATGCCGGCGCGCTGGACTGCGGCGCGAATGGCTTCGCTCCCCAGTTGCGGCGCGCTGAGGCCTTTGAGGTCCCCCTGGAAACCGCCCATGGGGGTACGGACGGCGCTGACGATGACAATCGGATCTTGGGCAATGGACATGATGAATCCTCCTTACTTGGCGGCCATGCGCAAGGCGCCGTCGAGACGGATCACCTCGCCGTTGAGCATGCTGTTTTCAATGATGTGCCGCACCAGCGCGGCGTACTCGGCGGGCTTGCCCAGGCGTGGCGGGAATGGCACGCCGGCGGCCAGGCCGGCCCGCACTTCGTCGCTCATGCCGGCCATCATCGGGGTTTCGAAAATACCCGGGGCGATGGTCATCACCCGGATGCCGAAGCGTGCCAGCTCCCGGGCCACCGGCAGGGTCAGGCTGGCGATGGCGCCCTTGGAGGCAGCGTAGGCCGCCTGGCCGATCTGCCCGTCGAAGGCGGCGATGGACGCCGTGTTGATGATCACCCCGCGCTCGCCGTCGGCATTGGCCGGGCTTTCGGCAATGGCTGCTGCTGCCAGGCGCAGCAGGTTGAAGCTGCCGATCAGGTTGACGTTGATCACCTGGCTGAAGCTGGCCAGGGTGTGGGGGCCGTTCTTGCCGAGGATTTTCTCGCCACGCACGATGCCGGCGCAGTTGACCAGGCCGTTGAGCCCGCCAAAGGCCTTGACCGTGGCCTGCACCGCCGCTTCGGCCGCGGCTTCCTGGCTGATGTCGGCCACCACGCTCTGGCAGCCCAGCTGCTGGGCCTTGGCCGCCACGGCCTCGGCATTGAGGTCCACCAGCATCACCCTGGCGCCGGCGGCGACCAGCATTTCGGCGCTGGCGGCTCCCAGGCCGGAAGCGCCGCCACTGACGAGAAACACCTGGTTTGCAATGTCCATCATTCAAATCCTGTTCATGCGGTAGCTGTTGACGCCGCGGCCTCTTGAGCCTTGGCGATTTCCTGGTTGCGCAAGATAAAGCGCTGCAATTTGCCGCTTGGGGTCTTCGGCAATTCGCTGACAAATTCGATTTCACGGGGGTAGGAATGAGCCGCCAGGCGCTTGCGCACGTGCTGGCGCAACTCCTCTGCCAGCTCATCGGTGGCGCGGTACTGCTCGCTGAGCACCACGAAGGCCTTGACCAGTTCGGTGCGCTCCGGATCGGGCTTGCCCACCACCGCCGCTTCCACCACGGCCGGGTGTTCGATCAGTGCGCTTTCCACGTCGAACGGGCCGACCCGGTAGCCGGAGGTGGTGATCACATCGTCGCTGCGGCCCACGAAGCTGATGCTGCCGTCCTGGTTCAACTCCACGGTATCGCCGCTTAAGTAGTAGTTGCCGACAAAGGCCTTGGTCGGCACCCCGGCGTAACCGGCGAACCAGCACATGGGTGACCGGCTGCGGTCGATGGCCAGAATCCCCGGCTGGCCGACGCCCAGTTCCTGGTAGTGCTCATCCAGCACCACGATGCGGTGGCCCGGCGAGGCGAAACCGGCGGCGCCGACATGCACCGGGTGCTCCAGGCCGTGGTGGTTGCACAGCACCATGCCCAGCTCGGTCTGGCCGTAGTGGTCGTGGATCACCACGCCCAGTTGTTCGGCGAACCAGCGGATGACTTCGGGGTTGAGCGGCTCGCCGGCGCTGCTGACGATACGCAGGCGGCCCTTGATCGAACGGGCGAACTGGTCGCCGCCAGCGATCAGCAGGCGGTAGGCAGTGGGCGAACCGGTGAGGTTGGTGATGCCGTACTTGTTGATCACCCGGCAGGTGCTTTCCAGGGTGAAGGGGCCATCGTAGAAGGTGATCGGGTGGCCCAGGCCCAAGGGCCCGGTGACGCCGAAGTAGATGCCGTAGGCCCAGCCCGGGTCGGCGACGTTCCAGAAGGCGTCTTCCGGGCGCAGGTCCACGGCGTCGCGGGTGTAGGCCTGGAACGCGACAATCGCTTTGAGCGGTACTTCCAGGGCTTTCGAGGGGCCGGTGGTGCCCGAGGTGAACATCAGCAGGAATGGGTCTTCGCCGGTCAGCAGCACGGGCTCGCACTGGGCCGGGTACTGTTCCAGCTCGGCCCAGAAGCTGAAGTCACCGCGCACGATGCCCTGGCCCTTGGCGCCTGCGACCGTGACGATGGTCGGGCACTCGGCGACTTCCGCCAGCTTGGGCCGGTTCACCGCGTCGCTGACCACCAGCTTGGCCTTGGAGCTGTTGAGACGGTGCTCGATGGCCTTGGGGCCGAAGGCGGTGAACAGCGGCTGGTACACCGCGCCAATGCGCCAGGTGGCCAGCACCGTGATCAAGAGTTCGACATTGCGTGGCAGCAGCCCGGCGACCTTATCGCCCTTGCCGACCCCCTGGGCCAGGAAGAAGTTGGCCAGGCGCCCGGCCTTGTCCTGCAGTTCAGTGAAGGTGTAGCTGGCGCTGCTGCCGTCCCGGCCTTCCCAGAACAGCGCGATGCGCCCGGGCAAGGCATGCCGGTCGCAGCACTCGACACAGGCATTGAGGGCTGAGAGCGAGCCCGCCAGGGCCGACTCCATGGTGTGCTGATAATCGAATTCCTTGATAGCAGACAGGTAGTTGCGCATTGCCAGAATCCCTCACTGTTCTTATTAGGATGGGAACCTCATGAAAATCAGGGAAATACTGGCGCCAGAGCCCTCGTGGAACAATGGTCAAAGCTATCAAGTTGCGTGACCGGTTTGGCCAAGAGCACGCCCCGCCACGGTTGGCGGCGGCACCTGAAATTGCCGTAGGCGCTGGCTTGCCAGCGAAGGCGTCAGCCCGAGCGGTGCAAGACTTGCGGGCCCTTTCGCCGGCAAGCCGGCTCCTACGGGGGATGGGGGTTACCGGCTCCTACGGGGGGATGGGGTTACCGCCTGTGTAGGAGCTGGCTTGCCAGCGAAGGCGTCGTCTCGGGCGGTACAAGGCTTGCGGGCCTCTTCGCCGGCAAGCCGGCTCCTACGAGAGGTGCGGGTCGTTGAGGATCAGGCTGCGGTAATGCCCGGGGTTGGAACCGGACCATTTGCGAAAGGCCTTGTAGAACGAGCTGGTATCGGCAAACCCCAGGCGCCCGGCAATCTCGGCAAAGCTGATCTGCGGCTCGGCCAGCCAGACAATCGCCAGTTCCTTGCGCACGCTGTCCTTGAGTGCCTGGTAGCTCTGGCCCTCTTCGGCCAGGCGCCGGCGCAGGGTCGAGGCGGACATGCACAGGCTCTGGGCCAGGCTTTCGCTCTCGGGCCACTGCTCCCCTGGCAGTTGCCGCAACTGCTGCTTGATGCGGCTGGCCAGGCTCTCGGGGTCGCGGTACTTGACCAGGATGTTGGCCGGGGCATGGGCCAGGAAGCGCTTGAGCTCTTCCTCGCTGCGCTTGATCGGCAGGTCCAGGCAGTCGGCGGCGATGATCATCCGCGTGCGCGGCCGCTCGAAACGCAGGTTGTCGGAGAACATCACCCGGTAGTCGTCGCAGAAATCCGGCTGCGGGCCGCGCAGCTCGATGGCCAGGATCGGAATGCGCCGGCCCGCCAACCAGCAGGCCACGCCGTGGACAATCATCCAGTAGGTGAAGTAGGTAAAGGCCCGCCTAGGCTCGTGTTCATCCTCCAGCAGGACGATTTCCGCCAGGCTCTGCTGGTGCACCAGCTGCGCCGGCATGCGCTCGAACATCAGCGTCAGAAAGCCCAGCACCGAGTCCAGCCCGCTGGCCAGGGTCGGCTGGGCCATGGCCGAGCGGCAGAGAAAGGCCAGGCTGCCGGACTTCAGGCGGCGCGGGTCCATGCCGAAGAACTCATCGTCCAGGCGCCGCGCCAGCAGGCGCCAGAGCCGTGCATAGGCACTGGCCGGCACCCGCGCCGTGCCCTGCTGCAGGCCCGCCGGGTCGATCCCGACCTTGTGCAGCACTTCATCGGTGGCGGCGCCCGGGGCGCAGCTTTGCAGCAGTGCCTCGCGCACCAGTTGCATGGAAATGGTGTCTTTTTCCGACATCGCGGCCAACGGTTTACTCAATCCTGGGATGGCCATCTTAGGCAGTGACCGGGAAAAAGCCAGTGGGCTTTGGTCCCCCCCCTGCATGCCCTTTGCCACTCTCCGCCAGCCAGGGCCCGGTAGCAGCGGACTGCGTCCGATGTTCAGAAGTAAACCCGAGACCACGCTGAAATGGTCGCCACCAGGACAAGATAAATACCCATAAGGAAGTGATTTATCCCAAGAATTGCTAGGAAAAGACTGAATGTAGTCAGGTCCGCATAAGCATCATTGAATGCGCAGTTATTAGGAATTAGTCTCGTTTGCGATTTAATCTCATCAAACAAACGAGTGATTCCAATGAATAAAAAATCCCCACCTGCCTTGCCGCCACGCCACTTCCTGGCCTCCACCATCGGCTTCGCGATCGCCTCTGTACCAGGCGTTGGCGGCGCCGCAGAACAGCAGAAACCGCTGCAGCTGGACAGCATCAAGATCGAGACCGAAGAGCATCGCGGCTACAAGGTCGAGCGCTCGTCCTCCGCCAAATACGTCGCGCCTCTTCTGGATACCCCGCAAACCATTACCACGATCCCCTCCCAGGTGATCCAGGAGCAGCAGGCGCTGAACCTGCGCCAAGTGCTATCCAACGTCTCCGGCATTACCTTCAACGCCGGCGAAGGTGGCGGCGGCTCGGGAGACAGCATCAACATCCGCGGCTTTTCGGCCAACAGCAACCTACAGATCGACGGCCTGCGCGACAGCGCGCAAAGCAACCGTTCCGACACGTTCAACGTCGAACAGGTCGAGGTCATCAAGGGCCCCAACTCGGTATTCGGCGGTGCCGGCACCACTGGCGGCAGCATCAACGTGGCCAGCAAGCAGCCCAAGGACCAGGCTTTCACCCGTCTGGGCGGCAGTATTGGCAGCGACAACTACTACCGGTTGACCCTGGACGGCAACCAGCCGCTGGAAGGCGTCGGCACCAACAGTGCGCTGCGCATCAACCTGATGGGGCATCAGAACGATGTGCCCGACCGCGAGAAGATCGACCGCCAGCGCTGGGGCATTGCTCCGTCACTGCGGCTGGGTTTCAACAACACCACCCGCCTGACTCTCAGCGCTTTCCACCAAAGCGACGACAACCTTCCCGACTACGGCGTGCCGGCGCGCGACGGCAAGAGGCTGGCCGGCGTCAAGCGCGATGCCTACTTCGGCTGGAAGAACCTCGACAAGGAACAGATCGAGCAGAGCGCCTTCACCGCCAACTTCGAGCATGAGTTCAACAACTACCTGCGCCTGCAGAACTTGACGCGCTACAGCCACACCGCACGCGACACCATTGTCTCCGCGTCCCATACCAACACCAGCCGTGTCCCGCCGGGCCGCTACCTGCCGGCGGGCCCCCAGGCCTATGGGCGCGACGCTACCACCGAGATGTGGATCAACCAGAGCAACCTCATCGGCGATTTCGAGCTCGCCGGGATGCGCCATGATCTGACGGTGGGCCTGGAGCTGTCTCACGAAACCCTGGACCTGAAGACCTACAGTCACGGCCTGGGCAGCACCCTCTACCCGGCCCTCGGCTATGACCTGGGCCATCCACCCGGACGCTGGAATGGTCCGATCAGCAAGACCACCGGCGGCTACACCGAGACTCGCCTGACGGACCAGGCGCTGTACCTGTTCGACAACATCGCCCTGCATGAACAATGGGACCTCAACCTGGGCCTGCGCTATGACAAGATCCGCGGCAAGGCCGACAGCTACTCCGGGGCCCATGTGAAAACCTCGAAGCGCGCCTCCGATGACGCCAAGGTCAGCGCCCGCACGGGCCTGGTGTTCAAGCCAACCGAGAACGGGCGGATCTATGCCGCCTGGGGCAACTCCTTCAACCCCTCCGCCGAGAACCTCGCCTCGACCGGCAGCGGCCTCAACGCCAATACCGAGGAGCTGGCGCCGGAGAAGAACGAAACCTGGGAGCTGGGCACCAAGTGGGAACTGCTGGACAAGCGCCTGGAGCTGGACGCCGCGCTGTTTCGCGTGGAGAAGAGCAATGCCCGGGAAACCATGTCCGACGGCTCCACCCAACTGGCCGGCAAGAAGCGGGTACAGGGCGTCGAACTGGGCCTCACGGGGCGTGTGACCGAGCATTGGAACCTGTTCGCCAACTACACCTTCCTCAACAGCGAGACCCTGAAGGCCGCGGACACCGCTTCCGGGATCGCCCGCAAGGGCCAAGCCCTGGGCAACACCCCACCGCGCTCGTTCAACCTCTGGACCACCTACGAATGGCCGGCTGGCTGGACCCTGGGTTACGGCACTCGTTATGTCAGCGAACGCAACGTCACCTCCAGCACCCAGGCCAAGCTGGACGCCTACTGGGTACACAACGCCATGCTCAGCTACAAGGTCAACCGCAATCTCGACCTGCAACTGAACGTCAATAACCTGTTCGACAAGGACTACGTGGAACGAGTACGCCAGCAGAGTGGCTCAACCGCCCGCTCCTCGGCCATCGAATACGGCGATGCACGCTCGGCGATCATGACAGCCAGCTATTCGTTCTGACCCACCCCTCCAGGCGAAGCCCTTTTGGCCAGGGCCTCGCCGCCGTTCTGCGCGGTTTTTCGCCCGGCAAGCCCGACCACGCAGCAAACCAATACGCAATTTTCTCGATTTTTCCCGGCAAGGCCGGACAAATCCTTGCCCAATGGCGGCTGGCGCCGGCCGAACGTTTTCAGTGCAGTGCAAAAAAGTATCGGTTTCAGTGTTATGGATGATTTGTCAGAGCGGTCGTTGAGGGCTGTAATCAGCCCACCTTCTTCCTCGGCAGAGGAAGACATAACAACAATAACCGTCCTTCTGCAGCCCTCACCGGCGCAGGACAGGAGTGAACGATGAAACCCTGCAGCAAAGCCCTGCTCCTCACCACCTGCATGACCCTCAGCAGCGTCACCCTTGGCGCCCAAACTCTGACCATCGCCACCGTCAACAACAGCGACATGATCCGCATGCAACGCCTGTCCAAGACCTTCGAGGCCGAGCACCCGGACATCAAGCTGAACTGGGTGGTGCTGGAAGAGAACGTGCTGCGCCAGCGCCTGACCACCGACATCGCCACCCAGGGCGGGCAATTCGACGTGCTCACCATCGGCATGTACGAAGCCGCACTCTGGGGCGCCAAGGGCTGGCTGCAACCGATGCAGGACCTGCCGGCCAGCTATGAGCTGGACGATGTCTTCCCTTCGGTGCGCGAGGGCCTGTCGGTCAAGGGCACTCTCTATGCCCTGCCGTTCTACGCCGAAAGCTCCATGACCTACTACCGCACCGACCTGTTCAAGGAGGCCGGCCTGAGCATGCCCGAGCGGCCGACCTGGGAGCAGATCGGCGAATTCGCCGCCAAGCTCAACAAGCCCGACCAGGAGCAATACGGCCTGTGCCTGCGGGGCAAGGCCGGCTGGGGCGAAAACATGGCCCTGATCACCACCCTGGCCAACAGCTATGGCGCACGCTGGTTCGATGAACAATGGCAGCCCGAGTTCACCGGGCCGGAATGGAAGAACGCCCTGAGCTTCTATGTCGACAACATGAAGAAGTCCGGACCACCGGGGGCTTCGAGCAACGGTTTCAACGAAAACCTGGCGCTGTTCAACAGCGGCAAGTGCGCGATCTGGGTCGACGCCAGCGTGGCCGGCTCTTTCGTCACCGACAAGAGCCAGAGCAAGGTCGCCGACCATGTGGGCTTCACCTACGCGCCGCACCAGGTCACTGACAAGGGCAGCGCCTGGCTGTACTCATGGTCCCTGGCGATCCCCGCCAGTTCCAAGGCCAAGGACGCCGCCAAGACCTTCAGTGCCTGGGCCACTTCCAAGCAGTACGCGGCCCTGGTGGCCGAGAAGGATGGCATCGCCAATGTGCCGCCGGGCACCCGCGCCTCCACCTATAGCGAGACCTACATGCAGGCCGCGCCGTTCGCCAGGGTCACCCTGGAATCGCTGAAGGTCGCCGACCCGAGCAAGCCCACCCTAAAGCCCGTGCCCTACGTCGGCATCCAACTGGTGACCATCCCCGAGTTCCAGGCCATTGGCACCCAGGTCGGCAAGTTGTTTTCCGCCGCCCTGATCGGCCAGACCACGGTGGACCAGGCCCTGGCGGCCGCGCAGCAGAGCACCGAACGGGAAATGAAACGCGCCGGCTACCCGAAATAACCCGGCTCTCCCTGTAGGAGCCGGCTTGCCGGCGAAGAGGCCCTTGAGTCTTGCGCAGTGTTCAAGGGCGCCTTCGCTGGCAAGCCAGCACCTACGGGCAGCCCGGCCGTGCCAGCGCCGTGTCGGGCCCCCCTGTACCCAACTGGTTGTGACCCTTATGAATACCTCGACTGCCAAGCTGCATGTGCAACCGCAGGCGGCGCCTCGCAAAAGCCGCCTGGCCAACCCAGGCTGGTTCCTGGTCAGCCCCTCGGTGGCGCTGTTGCTGCTGTGGATGATCGTGCCCCTGGGCATGACCCTGTACTTTTCAGTGATCCGCTACAACCTGCTGTACCCCGGCGAGAACCAGTTCGTCGGCCTGGAGAACTTCAGCTACTTCCTCAGTGATTCGGGCTTTGTGCCCGGGGCCACCAACACCCTGTTGCTGGTGGGCAGCGTACTGCTGATCAGCGTGGTGTTCGGGGTACTGATCAGCGCCCTGCTGGAGGCCAGCGAGTTCCTCGGCCG
The DNA window shown above is from Pseudomonas protegens CHA0 and carries:
- a CDS encoding ABC transporter substrate-binding protein, coding for MTLSSVTLGAQTLTIATVNNSDMIRMQRLSKTFEAEHPDIKLNWVVLEENVLRQRLTTDIATQGGQFDVLTIGMYEAALWGAKGWLQPMQDLPASYELDDVFPSVREGLSVKGTLYALPFYAESSMTYYRTDLFKEAGLSMPERPTWEQIGEFAAKLNKPDQEQYGLCLRGKAGWGENMALITTLANSYGARWFDEQWQPEFTGPEWKNALSFYVDNMKKSGPPGASSNGFNENLALFNSGKCAIWVDASVAGSFVTDKSQSKVADHVGFTYAPHQVTDKGSAWLYSWSLAIPASSKAKDAAKTFSAWATSKQYAALVAEKDGIANVPPGTRASTYSETYMQAAPFARVTLESLKVADPSKPTLKPVPYVGIQLVTIPEFQAIGTQVGKLFSAALIGQTTVDQALAAAQQSTEREMKRAGYPK
- a CDS encoding TonB-dependent receptor yields the protein MNKKSPPALPPRHFLASTIGFAIASVPGVGGAAEQQKPLQLDSIKIETEEHRGYKVERSSSAKYVAPLLDTPQTITTIPSQVIQEQQALNLRQVLSNVSGITFNAGEGGGGSGDSINIRGFSANSNLQIDGLRDSAQSNRSDTFNVEQVEVIKGPNSVFGGAGTTGGSINVASKQPKDQAFTRLGGSIGSDNYYRLTLDGNQPLEGVGTNSALRINLMGHQNDVPDREKIDRQRWGIAPSLRLGFNNTTRLTLSAFHQSDDNLPDYGVPARDGKRLAGVKRDAYFGWKNLDKEQIEQSAFTANFEHEFNNYLRLQNLTRYSHTARDTIVSASHTNTSRVPPGRYLPAGPQAYGRDATTEMWINQSNLIGDFELAGMRHDLTVGLELSHETLDLKTYSHGLGSTLYPALGYDLGHPPGRWNGPISKTTGGYTETRLTDQALYLFDNIALHEQWDLNLGLRYDKIRGKADSYSGAHVKTSKRASDDAKVSARTGLVFKPTENGRIYAAWGNSFNPSAENLASTGSGLNANTEELAPEKNETWELGTKWELLDKRLELDAALFRVEKSNARETMSDGSTQLAGKKRVQGVELGLTGRVTEHWNLFANYTFLNSETLKAADTASGIARKGQALGNTPPRSFNLWTTYEWPAGWTLGYGTRYVSERNVTSSTQAKLDAYWVHNAMLSYKVNRNLDLQLNVNNLFDKDYVERVRQQSGSTARSSAIEYGDARSAIMTASYSF